In a genomic window of Terriglobales bacterium:
- the pyk gene encoding pyruvate kinase: MTLRELQEEARPRAGESAQPRVWRKAKIVCTIGPSSSSEAMLRELMRLGMDVARLNFSHGTHEEHARVIERIRRSAEREGRSLCILQDLQGPKIRTGRLKHRTPVALKAGSKVTITPRDVPGTASLLSTTYSELARDAEPGSRILLSDGLIELRVRAVHGDDVECEVINGGLLGEHKGINLPGAAMSVPAISEKDMADIAFGLKHGVDAIAASFIRTAEDVLAAKRYISAKGGTQPVIAKLEKPQAIEHLEEIFDAADGVMVARGDLGVEVPPEKVPVIQKHIIRRAAEWRKPVITATQMLESMIENPRPTRAEASDVANAIFDGTDAVMLSAESASGKYPREAVAMMAKIIVETEGHMLNGQGQRHRRSARRLSIQETICESVAHAAQDLEMSAIAVFTETGTTARLISKYRPKAHIFAFTSNQAVCNRMSLLWGVRPSLCEVAPSAEDMLRVAQTELLHNGAVHPGDVMGIVAGTQRSSGSTNFMRLHVVGASEAAGPGRRRVPRQERGKR; the protein is encoded by the coding sequence ATGACACTGAGGGAACTGCAGGAAGAGGCAAGACCGCGGGCGGGCGAAAGCGCGCAGCCACGCGTCTGGCGCAAGGCCAAGATCGTGTGCACCATCGGGCCTTCCAGCAGCTCGGAGGCGATGCTGCGGGAGCTGATGCGGCTGGGCATGGATGTGGCGCGGCTGAATTTCTCCCACGGCACGCACGAGGAGCACGCCCGGGTGATCGAGCGCATCCGCCGCTCCGCAGAGAGGGAAGGCCGTTCCCTCTGCATCCTCCAGGACTTGCAGGGCCCGAAGATTCGCACCGGGCGGCTGAAGCACCGCACCCCGGTGGCGCTGAAAGCTGGCTCCAAGGTCACGATCACGCCCCGGGACGTGCCGGGCACGGCTTCGCTGCTCTCGACCACCTACAGCGAGCTGGCCCGCGACGCGGAGCCGGGCTCGCGGATACTGCTCTCCGACGGCCTCATCGAGCTGCGGGTGCGCGCCGTCCACGGCGACGACGTGGAGTGCGAGGTCATCAACGGCGGCCTGCTGGGTGAGCACAAGGGCATCAACCTGCCGGGCGCCGCCATGAGCGTGCCCGCGATCTCCGAAAAGGACATGGCGGACATCGCCTTCGGCCTCAAGCACGGGGTGGACGCCATCGCCGCCTCCTTCATCCGGACGGCGGAGGACGTGCTCGCCGCCAAGCGCTACATCAGCGCCAAGGGCGGGACCCAGCCGGTCATCGCCAAGCTGGAAAAGCCGCAGGCTATCGAGCACCTGGAAGAGATCTTCGACGCGGCCGACGGGGTGATGGTGGCGCGCGGCGACCTGGGGGTGGAGGTGCCACCGGAAAAGGTGCCGGTGATCCAGAAGCACATCATCCGGCGGGCGGCGGAGTGGCGCAAGCCGGTCATCACCGCCACCCAGATGCTGGAGAGCATGATCGAGAACCCGCGGCCCACCCGGGCCGAGGCCAGCGACGTGGCCAACGCCATCTTCGATGGCACCGACGCGGTGATGCTCTCGGCGGAGTCGGCCAGCGGCAAGTACCCGCGCGAAGCCGTGGCTATGATGGCGAAGATCATCGTCGAGACCGAGGGCCACATGCTCAACGGGCAGGGGCAGCGGCATCGCCGCAGCGCGCGGCGGCTGTCCATCCAGGAGACCATCTGCGAATCGGTCGCGCACGCCGCCCAGGACCTGGAGATGAGCGCCATCGCGGTGTTCACCGAGACCGGGACGACGGCGCGATTGATCTCCAAGTATCGCCCCAAGGCGCACATCTTCGCCTTCACCAGCAACCAGGCGGTCTGCAACCGGATGAGCCTGCTGTGGGGAGTGCGTCCCAGCCTGTGCGAGGTCGCTCCCTCGGCCGAGGACATGCTGCGGGTGGCGCAGACGGAGCTCCTGCACAACGGGGCGGTGCATCCCGGCGACGTCATGGGTATCGTGGCCGGGACGCAAAGGTCGTCGGGCTCCACCAATTTCATGCGCCTGCACGTGGTCGGCGCGTCCGAAGCCGCCGGGCCCGGGCGGCGCCGCGTGCCCCGGCAGGAACGCGGAAAGCGATAA
- a CDS encoding antibiotic biosynthesis monooxygenase — MEIMAMAIFVAREGKEGELFAVVREFYSMLRRKGYSRDLLYRDVKNPRRFIHLRYWKSEETRAEAHEDPDVHRFWQRMGLLCDMESVTERMEELDWQAEAAD, encoded by the coding sequence ATGGAGATCATGGCGATGGCCATCTTCGTGGCCCGGGAAGGCAAGGAAGGCGAGCTGTTCGCGGTGGTGCGCGAGTTCTATTCCATGCTGCGCCGCAAAGGCTACAGCCGCGACCTGCTTTACCGCGACGTCAAGAACCCGCGCCGCTTCATCCACCTGCGCTATTGGAAGTCGGAGGAGACCCGTGCCGAGGCCCACGAGGACCCCGACGTCCACCGCTTCTGGCAACGGATGGGCCTGCTGTGCGACATGGAGTCGGTGACCGAGCGCATGGAAGAGCTCGACTGGCAGGCCGAAGCCGCGGACTGA
- a CDS encoding response regulator has protein sequence MEAGIVTKAKRVLIAEDDVTLATALTKLLEQAGFEATSAFDGREALDELQRQPYDLLVLDIRMPVVDGFQVMESLQKAAPRPKVIVITADTAQETVLQAMKEQVYQFVPKPFSLRALVQMVGNALNEDVPPIEVVSARPHWVELLVPCHRETAERITNFMAQVKGDLPQEVRDSVGQAFREMLLNAVEWGGRFDPSRKVRIAYLRANRMVMYRIADPGAGFTFKELAHAAIAYPDDPIAHMKVREEKGLRPGGFGILLTRSVVDELIYNEKHNEVVLIKYL, from the coding sequence ATGGAAGCTGGAATCGTCACCAAAGCCAAGCGGGTGCTGATCGCGGAGGACGACGTCACCCTGGCGACTGCCCTGACCAAGCTTCTGGAGCAGGCGGGCTTTGAGGCCACTTCGGCGTTCGACGGCCGCGAGGCCCTGGACGAGCTGCAGCGCCAGCCCTACGACCTGCTGGTGCTCGATATCCGCATGCCCGTGGTCGACGGTTTCCAGGTGATGGAGAGCCTGCAGAAGGCAGCCCCCCGGCCCAAGGTCATCGTCATCACCGCCGACACCGCCCAGGAAACCGTGCTCCAGGCCATGAAGGAGCAGGTGTACCAGTTCGTCCCCAAGCCCTTCTCGCTGCGGGCGCTGGTGCAGATGGTAGGCAACGCGCTGAACGAGGACGTTCCCCCCATCGAGGTGGTTTCGGCGCGGCCGCACTGGGTGGAACTGCTGGTGCCCTGCCATCGCGAGACCGCGGAGCGCATCACCAACTTCATGGCCCAGGTGAAGGGCGACCTTCCCCAGGAGGTGCGCGACTCCGTCGGCCAGGCGTTTCGCGAGATGCTGCTCAACGCCGTGGAGTGGGGCGGGCGCTTCGATCCCAGCCGCAAGGTGCGCATCGCCTACCTGCGCGCCAACCGCATGGTCATGTACCGCATCGCCGACCCCGGCGCCGGCTTCACCTTCAAAGAGCTGGCCCATGCCGCGATCGCCTATCCCGACGATCCCATCGCCCACATGAAGGTGCGCGAGGAGAAGGGCCTGCGGCCCGGCGGCTTCGGCATCCTGCTCACCCGCAGCGTGGTCGATGAGCTCATCTACAACGAGAAGCACAATGAGGTGGTGCTGATCAAGTACCTGTAA
- a CDS encoding tetratricopeptide repeat protein gives MRRFALIAVIIVWCALAFATSAQDARSELNAGVEAYKAGRLDEAVTHFQAVVLLEPQLLVGHLYLGTALAQQYVPGVEEPSNKQIAEHALEEFHKVLDLDADNLNALKAIGALSFQLKRFEEARQYQEKVIAHDPKDEAAYYTIGVIRWIESYQPRMELRSKLGLKPDEALILLPECGQVREANWDKVEAGIRSLSRALGLRPDYDDAMAYLNLLYHERADLQCGDPVAREKDLATADEWVDKTMQVKRAKRRPN, from the coding sequence ATGCGGAGATTCGCGCTCATAGCAGTCATCATCGTGTGGTGTGCGTTGGCGTTCGCTACATCGGCACAGGATGCCAGAAGCGAACTGAATGCCGGTGTCGAAGCATACAAGGCGGGACGCCTAGATGAAGCGGTCACGCATTTTCAAGCGGTTGTCTTATTGGAACCGCAACTCCTCGTGGGTCACCTTTATCTGGGTACGGCACTTGCACAGCAGTATGTGCCAGGAGTCGAGGAGCCTAGTAACAAACAGATCGCCGAGCATGCGCTTGAAGAGTTTCACAAAGTGCTTGATCTCGATGCCGACAATCTGAACGCACTAAAGGCGATTGGTGCGTTGTCGTTTCAGCTGAAGCGATTCGAAGAGGCCCGGCAGTATCAGGAGAAAGTGATCGCCCATGACCCGAAGGACGAGGCAGCGTATTACACGATTGGCGTGATTCGTTGGATAGAGAGCTACCAGCCCCGGATGGAGCTGAGGTCGAAGCTTGGCCTTAAGCCTGACGAAGCATTGATCTTGCTGCCGGAATGCGGACAGGTCCGTGAAGCGAATTGGGACAAGGTGGAGGCCGGAATCCGCTCCCTCTCGCGTGCCCTTGGATTGCGGCCAGACTACGACGACGCGATGGCCTACCTTAATCTGCTTTACCACGAACGAGCCGATCTCCAGTGTGGTGATCCGGTTGCGCGCGAGAAAGATCTCGCGACCGCCGACGAGTGGGTTGACAAGACCATGC